The genomic region GCTCCTCGGCGGGCAGGCCGACGACGCTGTCGGGGATGGCGCGGTCGAGGTCCGGGTCAGCCATGGGCCTGGACCGCGACCGCGGTCACGGTGATCTCGCCGAAGCTGTCCGCCTGATCGACCCGGGCCTCGCCGCGCTTGATCAGCTCGAGGAGGGCGAGGAACGCGGCCACCGCCTCCAGCCGGGATCGCGCCCCGGCGAAGACCTCGTCGAAGCCCAGCGTGCCCCGGCCGGCGAGCAGGGCGCGCAGCTCGACCGCCTTCTGCTCCACCGAGAAGCTGCTCGCCGGCACCTCGAGCAGGTCGGCCTCGGGGAGGCGCTCGAGCACCGCGCGGAAGGCGCTCAGCAGCCGCTCGGGAGGGATGGCCAGCCGCTCGGAGGGCACCACCTCGGGGCAGACCGTGCTGAGGAAGCTCCGCGCCCCCTGCTCGGAGACGTCGGCGAGCAGCGCCTCGGCGGCGGCGCGGAAGAGCCGGTACTCGGCGAGGCGGGCACCGGGGTCGTCGACCGGCGCGCCGTCCTCGGCGGCCGCCTCCTCGGCATCGATGGCGCCG from Candidatus Dormiibacterota bacterium harbors:
- a CDS encoding ScpA family protein, which encodes MSEQEPPSEAAPETPAVRFPVDVPGFRGPLEQLVATAQRGDVDLAAIPVSQITAGFRARLEETDTDPRDLADFLSLASRLLSLKAARLLPDGAIDAEEAAAEDGAPVDDPGARLAEYRLFRAAAEALLADVSEQGARSFLSTVCPEVVPSERLAIPPERLLSAFRAVLERLPEADLLEVPASSFSVEQKAVELRALLAGRGTLGFDEVFAGARSRLEAVAAFLALLELIKRGEARVDQADSFGEITVTAVAVQAHG